From one Bifidobacterium sp. WK012_4_13 genomic stretch:
- the gcvH gene encoding glycine cleavage system protein GcvH, producing the protein MSEEQSANAQNLEVPEHLEYSEDHVWIDTSASPAVVGVTEYAQDQLGDLVFVDLPETGTHIEAGDEVVELESAKAVEPLVSPVAGTIRYVNREASDDPSVINNDPYGEGWIFKIELDDDEPDLLSAEEYAKIIE; encoded by the coding sequence ATGAGCGAAGAACAGAGTGCAAATGCCCAGAATCTTGAGGTTCCTGAACACCTCGAGTATTCCGAAGATCACGTATGGATCGACACTTCAGCATCGCCGGCGGTCGTTGGTGTAACAGAGTATGCACAGGACCAGCTCGGTGACTTGGTGTTCGTCGATCTACCCGAAACGGGCACCCACATAGAGGCAGGCGATGAAGTAGTCGAACTCGAATCGGCGAAGGCTGTGGAACCTCTCGTCAGCCCCGTTGCCGGAACCATCAGATATGTGAATCGTGAGGCGTCAGACGATCCCAGCGTCATCAACAACGATCCATATGGTGAGGGCTGGATCTTCAAGATCGAACTTGACGACGACGAACCGGACTTGCTCAGCGCCGAGGAATACGCGAAGATCATCGAGTAG
- a CDS encoding App1 family protein, with protein sequence MVEGMDMPDSSPIRARKTASSFDTVSPRMRLERQPLPIRLARRVLIHSFNIWTHFSTALTRQLDWFPRVEPYVGYGTDSYSRLICRTMLAPQRGRSGAVVRGIRTVFTVPAPHARVKISIDGTPLRTVQIGESEQHDKPDASRERSSKYAWSDTRGYLDLLAQHHLQPGIHSVSYKIPGREPVKSALYTIARTAGIGVVSDVDDTIMVTQVPTIWKAAYNMLLLNPRKRMSVPGMSVLYSKIGDIFPDAPFFYLSTSPWNVESSIRHFISYHGFPSGPLLLRDLDPRPKSFIPSGVQHKLEFIGQLMADFPQMRFILIGDDGQKDPTTYATIARRYPGRIIAIGMRQLSPKESALPSLAGMTTTQPMPETDIPVFYGTTGSNLMKTLIPYLERYHGPER encoded by the coding sequence ATGGTAGAGGGTATGGATATGCCTGATTCATCACCAATACGCGCAAGAAAGACCGCGAGCAGCTTCGACACCGTCTCTCCGCGAATGAGGCTTGAACGCCAGCCGTTGCCAATACGGCTAGCTCGTCGGGTTTTGATTCATTCATTCAATATCTGGACGCATTTTTCAACCGCGCTCACCCGTCAGCTTGATTGGTTTCCGCGAGTCGAGCCATATGTGGGCTATGGCACCGATTCCTATTCGCGCCTTATCTGCCGCACGATGCTTGCCCCTCAGCGCGGCAGGTCCGGCGCGGTCGTTCGCGGCATAAGAACCGTGTTCACCGTTCCCGCACCTCATGCCCGCGTGAAGATCAGCATCGACGGCACTCCTTTGCGTACGGTCCAGATCGGCGAGTCGGAGCAGCACGACAAGCCTGACGCATCGCGCGAGCGGAGCAGCAAGTATGCATGGTCGGACACGCGTGGATATCTCGATCTCCTTGCCCAGCATCATCTTCAGCCCGGTATCCATAGCGTCTCATACAAGATTCCTGGCAGGGAGCCTGTGAAGTCTGCCTTGTATACCATCGCGAGAACCGCAGGGATAGGCGTTGTCTCCGATGTCGACGACACCATCATGGTCACCCAGGTTCCAACGATCTGGAAGGCCGCATATAACATGCTGCTGCTGAATCCAAGAAAAAGGATGTCCGTTCCTGGCATGAGCGTCCTGTATTCGAAGATAGGCGACATCTTCCCTGACGCACCCTTCTTCTATCTATCCACATCTCCCTGGAATGTCGAAAGCTCGATCCGTCACTTCATCTCGTATCACGGATTCCCATCAGGTCCGTTGCTGCTGCGCGACCTGGATCCTCGGCCAAAGTCATTCATTCCATCTGGCGTCCAGCACAAGCTTGAGTTCATAGGTCAGCTGATGGCGGATTTTCCTCAGATGCGGTTCATCCTTATCGGCGATGATGGGCAAAAGGATCCGACCACCTATGCCACCATTGCACGCCGATATCCTGGGAGGATCATTGCCATCGGCATGCGCCAGCTCAGTCCGAAGGAGTCCGCTCTGCCCTCGTTGGCAGGAATGACGACGACTCAGCCGATGCCTGAAACCGATATTCCGGTCTTCTATGGAACGACGGGCTCGAATCTCATGAAGACGCTTATTCCATACCTCGAGCGATATCACGGTCCTGAAAGATAG
- a CDS encoding S9 family peptidase, translating into MSDISRPIAPKSPEVRTAGDGTFTDDYAWMKNKHSEDTKTFVAAENAYCQHVMKPLESTRRELFDELRSRIQETDMSVPVRSHGYWYFSRTQEGQQYAIQCRIPVTDEDDWDVPVIDENDEPGSLSGEEIVFDGNAEAKGHDFFRIGGMSMSADGRWLLYGIDTTGDERYDLHVRDLHSGHDLPETIPQVSAGGIITPDGSWVFYATVDDAWRPDAVWRHRVGTPSTADVRVWHEDDERFWVGVGLSFDERHVVIGTSSKTTSEVLLLPVQTPEGDFVPFIPRREGIEYDVGFSCFEGAGDEGPDIPIAVVCHNVSNPNFQINIIDMRSHGAPYALDEGTCIAEGSRFGCERGGEFRDQPLDSPDRNPENPRILQGARGLNIESLDIHEHFITLGYRANGLAHLAVITKRQAIQDYLAKIPWNFKEILPEPDGRSHKASTDGSDSPENPDKALFSIGTAGNPSYEAPRLRYSFTSFTNPAELHELDPNEGTDRLLKKARVLGDFQSDDYAECQVWVQARDGARVPVSLLWKKGLVPALDAFGHQGMTEEVLTDIEASPRWNFTETRPANDAPEVAGQGLPAASPMFITGYGAYEISSDPSFSVSRLSLLDRGVLYALPHVRGGGEMGRAWYEQGRRLNKKHTFEDFIDATAALQRAGFADPARTVANGGSAGGLLMGAIANMAPQLYAGIEADVPFVDALTSILDPSLPLTVTEWDEWGDPLHDDKVYHYMESYSPYENVLSVAERQRRFGTVHFPQIFITTSMNDTRVLYVEPLKWAARLSEAEVGAKVCAKIEVEAGHGGTTGRYKQWEELCLEVAWCLSLMGCAPKISM; encoded by the coding sequence ATGAGTGACATTTCGAGACCCATCGCACCAAAATCGCCAGAAGTCCGCACAGCAGGTGACGGAACGTTCACGGATGACTATGCATGGATGAAAAACAAGCATTCCGAAGACACCAAGACATTCGTCGCTGCCGAGAACGCTTATTGTCAGCACGTCATGAAGCCGTTGGAATCGACGCGCAGGGAACTCTTTGACGAGCTGAGGTCGCGAATTCAGGAAACGGATATGTCCGTTCCAGTGCGCTCGCATGGGTATTGGTACTTCTCGCGTACCCAAGAAGGCCAGCAATATGCCATTCAGTGCAGGATCCCAGTCACGGATGAAGACGATTGGGATGTGCCGGTCATCGATGAGAATGACGAGCCTGGCTCATTGTCGGGTGAGGAGATCGTCTTCGACGGCAATGCCGAGGCGAAGGGTCATGACTTCTTCCGCATAGGCGGTATGAGCATGAGCGCTGATGGCAGATGGCTGCTCTATGGCATAGACACGACCGGCGATGAACGCTATGACCTTCACGTCAGAGATCTGCATTCAGGTCACGACCTGCCAGAGACGATACCGCAGGTTTCGGCCGGAGGAATCATCACTCCCGACGGATCATGGGTGTTCTATGCAACGGTTGACGATGCATGGCGTCCCGATGCCGTTTGGCGTCACAGGGTAGGGACGCCATCAACCGCTGACGTGCGCGTCTGGCACGAAGACGACGAAAGGTTCTGGGTCGGCGTCGGATTGAGCTTCGATGAACGGCATGTTGTCATCGGAACAAGCTCCAAGACGACGAGCGAGGTGCTGCTGCTGCCGGTGCAGACTCCGGAAGGAGACTTCGTCCCCTTCATTCCACGGCGAGAGGGCATCGAATATGACGTCGGTTTCTCCTGCTTCGAGGGCGCTGGTGACGAAGGACCTGACATTCCCATAGCGGTGGTCTGCCACAACGTATCGAACCCCAATTTTCAGATCAACATCATTGACATGCGCAGCCATGGAGCTCCATATGCCCTCGACGAGGGAACATGCATTGCGGAGGGAAGCAGATTCGGATGCGAAAGGGGCGGGGAATTCCGCGACCAGCCGCTTGATTCCCCGGATCGCAATCCCGAAAATCCAAGGATACTGCAGGGTGCGCGTGGCCTGAACATTGAGAGCCTGGACATCCACGAGCACTTCATCACACTGGGATACCGCGCGAACGGTCTTGCACATCTGGCTGTCATCACCAAGAGACAGGCCATTCAAGACTATCTTGCGAAGATTCCTTGGAATTTCAAGGAGATACTGCCTGAACCAGATGGCCGTTCCCACAAGGCATCCACGGATGGCTCAGACTCACCAGAGAACCCGGACAAGGCGCTCTTCTCGATTGGCACAGCAGGGAATCCATCGTATGAGGCCCCGCGCCTGCGATACTCATTCACCAGCTTCACCAATCCCGCAGAATTGCATGAACTTGACCCCAACGAGGGCACCGACAGACTGCTGAAGAAGGCGAGGGTGCTGGGGGATTTCCAATCCGACGATTACGCCGAATGCCAGGTCTGGGTTCAGGCGCGTGACGGCGCTCGCGTTCCGGTTTCATTGCTCTGGAAGAAGGGGCTTGTTCCTGCCCTGGATGCTTTCGGTCATCAGGGCATGACCGAGGAGGTGCTCACCGACATCGAGGCATCTCCAAGGTGGAATTTCACGGAAACCAGACCCGCCAACGATGCTCCTGAGGTCGCCGGCCAAGGCCTGCCCGCCGCATCGCCCATGTTCATCACAGGCTATGGGGCCTACGAGATAAGCTCCGACCCAAGCTTCTCGGTGTCGCGGCTGAGTCTTCTCGACCGGGGTGTGCTCTATGCCTTGCCGCATGTCCGCGGAGGTGGCGAAATGGGACGGGCGTGGTACGAGCAAGGCCGCAGGCTCAACAAGAAGCACACCTTCGAGGACTTCATCGATGCGACGGCTGCGCTGCAGCGCGCCGGATTCGCCGATCCTGCCAGAACAGTCGCGAACGGCGGTTCGGCAGGCGGCCTTCTTATGGGTGCCATCGCGAACATGGCTCCACAGCTGTATGCGGGCATCGAGGCGGACGTGCCCTTCGTGGACGCACTGACATCGATTCTGGACCCGAGCCTGCCACTGACCGTGACTGAATGGGACGAATGGGGAGACCCGTTGCACGATGACAAGGTGTATCACTATATGGAATCCTATTCGCCATATGAGAATGTGCTTTCCGTAGCGGAGCGGCAACGACGCTTCGGCACGGTGCATTTCCCGCAGATATTCATCACGACCTCGATGAACGATACGCGGGTGCTCTATGTCGAGCCGCTGAAGTGGGCTGCGCGGCTGAGCGAAGCTGAGGTCGGTGCGAAGGTATGCGCAAAGATCGAGGTCGAGGCAGGGCATGGTGGCACGACCGGCAGATACAAGCAATGGGAGGAACTGTGTCTTGAGGTGGCGTGGTGTCTGTCGCTTATGGGGTGCGCCCCTAAGATCTCGATGTGA
- a CDS encoding 3-isopropylmalate dehydrogenase produces MTQSIDTASTRTYSIAVIPGDGIGKEIVPPAQAVLEKATKGLVNFDYETFDLGAERYLRDGSTLPDEELNRIKNKDAILLGAVGDPRIKAGIIERGLLLKLRFALDQYVNLRPSKLFEGVTSPLANPGKIDFVVVREGTEGLYVGAGGAIRRGTPHEVATEVSINTAFGVERVVRYAFALAMKRRRHVTLVHKKNVLTNAGDMWQRIVDAVAKEFPEVTTDYQHVDAATIFIVTDPSRFDVILTDNLFGDIITDEAGAVVGGVGYSASGNINASNEYPSMFEPIHGSAPDIAGKGIANPTAAILSTALMLRHLGFDDPADRIETAVEADIKESATAKRSTAEVGSDILARL; encoded by the coding sequence ATGACTCAAAGCATAGATACAGCGTCGACTCGTACATACAGCATTGCGGTTATTCCGGGCGATGGCATCGGCAAGGAGATCGTGCCACCAGCTCAGGCGGTACTCGAAAAGGCAACCAAGGGTCTCGTGAACTTCGATTATGAGACCTTTGACCTGGGTGCCGAGCGGTATCTCCGAGATGGCTCCACTCTGCCGGACGAGGAGCTGAATCGCATCAAGAACAAGGATGCCATTCTGCTGGGAGCGGTCGGTGACCCGCGCATCAAGGCTGGCATCATCGAACGTGGATTGTTGCTGAAGCTGCGCTTCGCTCTCGACCAATACGTGAATCTGCGCCCATCGAAGCTCTTCGAGGGCGTCACATCACCGTTGGCGAACCCAGGCAAGATCGATTTCGTCGTCGTCCGGGAAGGCACGGAAGGCCTTTACGTGGGTGCAGGCGGTGCGATACGTCGTGGAACTCCTCATGAAGTGGCGACCGAAGTCTCGATCAACACGGCCTTTGGCGTGGAACGGGTGGTCCGCTATGCCTTCGCGCTCGCCATGAAGCGCCGTCGCCATGTGACGCTTGTGCACAAGAAGAACGTGCTCACCAATGCGGGTGATATGTGGCAGCGCATTGTGGACGCCGTCGCGAAGGAATTTCCGGAAGTCACGACCGACTATCAGCACGTCGATGCCGCAACCATATTCATTGTGACTGACCCGAGCCGATTCGACGTGATTCTCACGGACAATCTCTTCGGGGACATCATCACCGACGAGGCCGGCGCAGTGGTCGGGGGAGTCGGCTATTCAGCTTCCGGCAACATCAATGCCAGCAACGAGTATCCTTCGATGTTCGAGCCAATCCACGGATCGGCGCCGGACATAGCCGGAAAGGGCATCGCCAATCCTACTGCCGCGATACTTTCCACTGCCCTGATGCTCCGTCACCTTGGGTTCGACGATCCCGCGGACAGAATTGAAACCGCTGTAGAGGCCGACATCAAGGAATCAGCGACGGCAAAACGCTCCACCGCTGAAGTCGGAAGCGACATTCTCGCAAGACTGTGA